A window of Amblyraja radiata isolate CabotCenter1 chromosome 25, sAmbRad1.1.pri, whole genome shotgun sequence contains these coding sequences:
- the pheta1 gene encoding sesquipedalian-1, translating into MKLNERSVAYYATCDSPTDKTGYLHKKGERNTAYHRRWFVLKGNLFFYFEEKESREPIGVIILEGCTVELCESSEEHAFAIKFDSVKSRSYKMAAENPTEMEAWVKALSRASFDYMRIVVRELEKQLEEMQQSRGSSRKSQRNPFARKHAINPSGAQQISSSCTMSHGTPVKENGYVPWNTTSVQTLETEWNGKAHAVNDNDIAKYFPDQERPPHTQRLPPPLPPRRRTATGGVTSGIGGLMLAHDNAASATGTYCFSRLHEWFGRDVIQLQRQWQEHKIRNDGVSEPDHII; encoded by the coding sequence ATGAAGTTGAATGAAAGAAGTGTGGCATACTATGCCACTTGTGATTCTCCAACTGACAAGACTGGATACTTGCACAAAAAGGGAGAACGAAACACTGCTTATCACCGCCGTTGGTTTGTTTTGAAGGGTAACCTGTTCTTTTACTTTGAAGAAAAGGAGAGCAGAGAGCCCATTGGAGTAATCATATTGGAGGGATGTACTGTGGAATTGTGCGAGTCTTCAGAGGAGCATGCTTTTGCAATCAAGTTTGACAGTGTTAAGTCAAGGTCATACAAAATGGCTGCTGAGAACCCCACAGAAATGGAAGCCTGGGTTAAAGCTTTATCCCGCGCAAGTTTTGACTACATGAGAATAGTTGTGAGGGAACTTGAAAAACAATTGGAAGAGATGCAGCAAAGTAGAGGCAGCAGCCGGAAAAGCCAGAGAAACCCATTTGCACGAAAACATGCAATCAATCCTTCTGGTGCACAACAAATCTCAAGTAGTTGCACTATGTCTCATGGAACTCCTGTTAAAGAAAATGGCTACGTTCCCTGGAATACCACATCAGTTCAAACACTAGAAACTGAATGGAATGGCAAAGCTCATGCTGTTAATGATAATGACATTGCTAAATACTTCCCAGACCAGGAAAGACCACCACATACCCAACGCTTGCCACCTCCCTTGCCCCCAAGGAGGAGAACAGCAACAGGAGGAGTAACGTCTGGGATTGGTGGTCTGATGCTGGCCCATGATAATGCTGCCTCAGCCACAGGGACTTACTGCTTCAGCAGATTACATGAGTGGTTTGGCAGGGATGTGATACAGCTGCAAAGACAGTggcaagagcacaagatcagaaatGATGGTGTGTCAGAACCTGATCACATCATCTGA